Genomic DNA from uncultured Methanospirillum sp.:
GCAATATTTTCTCTCACTGATAGCCAGGGATAGAGACCGTGATCCTGGAAAACCATCGCAGTTTTTACCTGTTCTGATGAATGCCTCTGTTCTTTATTATCACCATTGACAGTCCCTGAATCAGCGGTATCAAGCCCGGAAATGATCCGGAGAATCGTGGATTTACCACACCCTGATGGACCCATGAGACATACAATCTCATGTTTTCGAAGAGTCAGAGAAACATTCTCAATTGCCTTGCAAGCACTATTATCATCAAAAAAAAGCTTTGAGATATTTTCTATCACAAGGACGTTGTTCATTCTTTTCCCTGCCAGTCAAAGAATCTAATTTGGCCAAGTTTGAAGAGATAATCTGATGCAATTCCGATGACACCTATAACAATCATACCTGCAACGATAACCTGTATCTGACCGAGATTATAGGCATACATAATCAGATATCCAAGCCCTGCACTCGTTCCGGGAAGCATCTCGGCAGCAACCAGGCACATCCATGCAACTCCGAATGCAAGCCTGAACCCTGTCCAGATAAAAGGGAGTGCTCCGGGAATAACAACTGTGACGAATTTTTCCCCTGTTGTGGCCCCAAGGGTTTGTGCAACCTCGAGCCATCGAATTCTGACATTGTGAACTCCTTCGATTGTGCTGATCAGAACAGGGAAGAAAGATCCGATGAAGATGATAAAGATGAGTGAGCCAAACCCGATCTTGAACCAGGCAATTGCGAGAGGCATCCACGCAATAGGGGGGACTGGACGAAGAACCTGGATTAATGGATTGAAATATTCGTCAAACCGCCTGGACCAGCCATTCAGAAGTCCAATTGGAACAGCTGTTGCAACAGCCAGAAGAAACCCGATGAGAACACGTTGGAGACTGATAATTCCGTTTTCGAGAAGTGATGCCCCTCCAAACAAGGGTTCCATCGGATGTATAAGAATGGGAATGATCAGTTCCCAGCCGGGAAGGATAAAACTATTTCCGACAAATATCG
This window encodes:
- a CDS encoding ABC transporter permease — encoded protein: MKQVPNILRGLALPVLIGLTWEILSIFVGNSFILPGWELIIPILIHPMEPLFGGASLLENGIISLQRVLIGFLLAVATAVPIGLLNGWSRRFDEYFNPLIQVLRPVPPIAWMPLAIAWFKIGFGSLIFIIFIGSFFPVLISTIEGVHNVRIRWLEVAQTLGATTGEKFVTVVIPGALPFIWTGFRLAFGVAWMCLVAAEMLPGTSAGLGYLIMYAYNLGQIQVIVAGMIVIGVIGIASDYLFKLGQIRFFDWQGKE